In Microbacterium foliorum, the following proteins share a genomic window:
- a CDS encoding alpha/beta fold hydrolase, with protein sequence MTTTIRRLLDLTVEEHTLTVPLVWGDEADSRTIDIFARIITREGGERLPYLVFLQGGPGHEAPRPFHASSSPAWLDEALAHYRVVMLDQRGTGLSTPVGDADLERGSAEVAEYLTHLRADSIVRDCEAMRQHLSAETWSVLGQSFGGFTTLAYLSTDADSLADVFITGGLSTVNRHPDEVYALCYDKMRAASERYYRRFPEHRDVMRHLVDRAAAGGIVLPDGEVVSPSRLRSVGSALGTNDGWQTVWSLLERDPASNAFRHDLMHAMPYGGRNPLYFAFHESSYASGHATRWSAERTEPQDFRDDVTLFTGEHIRSEWTETVPAFQPWRDVTLALADFEWPRIYNEVAIAASGATGAAAVYVNDVYVPMEFSLETARLLPGVELWVTSEHEHNGVRSGPVLTHLIDLAHGRRIR encoded by the coding sequence ATGACGACGACCATCCGCCGCCTCCTCGATCTGACCGTCGAAGAGCACACGCTGACCGTTCCGCTCGTATGGGGAGATGAGGCCGACTCCCGCACGATCGACATCTTCGCGCGGATCATCACACGCGAAGGCGGTGAGCGACTCCCCTACCTGGTCTTCCTGCAGGGCGGTCCCGGACACGAGGCACCGCGTCCCTTCCATGCGTCGTCCTCCCCCGCGTGGCTCGATGAGGCGCTCGCGCACTATCGCGTCGTGATGCTCGACCAGCGCGGCACCGGACTCTCGACACCGGTCGGCGATGCGGATCTCGAGCGAGGCTCCGCCGAGGTCGCCGAGTACCTCACGCATCTGCGCGCCGACTCGATCGTCCGCGACTGCGAGGCGATGCGCCAGCACCTCAGCGCCGAGACGTGGAGCGTCCTCGGTCAGTCCTTCGGTGGATTCACGACCCTGGCCTACCTGTCGACCGACGCGGACTCGCTCGCCGATGTCTTCATCACGGGCGGACTCAGCACCGTGAACCGGCACCCCGACGAGGTCTACGCCCTCTGCTACGACAAGATGCGCGCCGCCTCCGAACGGTACTACCGCCGGTTCCCCGAGCACCGGGACGTGATGCGTCACCTGGTCGATCGGGCCGCGGCGGGCGGCATCGTGCTGCCGGACGGCGAAGTGGTCTCGCCGTCACGACTGCGCTCCGTGGGCTCGGCGCTCGGCACGAACGACGGATGGCAGACCGTGTGGTCACTGCTCGAGCGAGACCCTGCGTCGAACGCCTTCCGCCACGATCTGATGCACGCGATGCCGTACGGCGGCCGCAACCCGCTCTACTTCGCGTTCCACGAGTCGAGCTACGCGAGCGGGCACGCCACACGCTGGTCGGCGGAGCGCACGGAGCCCCAGGACTTCCGCGATGACGTCACCCTGTTCACCGGTGAGCACATCCGCAGCGAGTGGACCGAGACGGTGCCGGCCTTCCAGCCGTGGCGTGACGTCACGCTCGCGCTGGCGGACTTCGAGTGGCCTCGGATCTACAACGAGGTCGCGATCGCCGCCTCCGGTGCGACGGGTGCCGCGGCCGTGTATGTGAACGACGTCTACGTGCCGATGGAGTTCTCGCTCGAGACCGCTCGACTGCTTCCGGGGGTCGAGCTGTGGGTCACGAGCGAGCATGAGCACAACGGCGTGCGTTCAGGCCCCGTCCTGACGCACCTCATCGACCTCGCCCACGGTCGCCGCATCCGCTGA
- a CDS encoding type B 50S ribosomal protein L31, with amino-acid sequence MKTDIHPVYKAVVFRDLGSGETFLTRSTVSSDKTIELDGVEYPVIDVEISSASHPFYTGKQRIMDSAGRVEKFNQRFKGFGGSSK; translated from the coding sequence ATGAAGACTGACATTCACCCCGTGTACAAGGCAGTCGTGTTCCGCGACCTCGGCTCGGGCGAGACGTTCCTCACCCGTTCGACTGTCTCGAGCGACAAGACGATCGAGCTCGACGGCGTCGAGTACCCCGTCATCGACGTCGAGATCTCGTCGGCATCGCACCCGTTCTACACGGGCAAGCAGCGCATCATGGACTCGGCCGGCCGCGTCGAGAAGTTCAACCAGCGCTTCAAGGGCTTCGGCGGATCGAGCAAGTAA
- a CDS encoding ABC transporter ATP-binding protein, producing the protein MSIALEFTDVVVRREGRDIIDHVTWQVDDDQRWVILGPNGAGKTTLLQLADTLMHPTSGAVTVLGETLGRTDVFELRPRIGFASSAMAKRVPREETVLNTVLTAAYSVLGRWNENYEDIDERRALRVLGDWRLDHLADRTFGTLSDGEQKRVQIARAVMTDPELLLLDEPTASLDLGSREELLALLSGYASSPTTPAMLMVTHHVEEIPVGFTHVLLMREGRIVAAGPIADTLTADTLTETFGMPIVLSSEEDRYAARAAS; encoded by the coding sequence ATGTCGATCGCCCTGGAATTCACCGACGTCGTCGTGCGCCGCGAGGGGCGCGACATCATCGATCACGTGACCTGGCAGGTCGACGATGATCAGCGGTGGGTGATCCTCGGACCCAACGGCGCAGGCAAGACCACGCTGCTCCAGCTGGCGGACACGCTGATGCACCCGACCTCCGGAGCCGTCACGGTGCTGGGGGAGACCCTGGGGCGCACCGACGTGTTCGAACTGCGTCCTCGCATCGGATTCGCCTCCTCGGCCATGGCGAAGCGCGTGCCGCGTGAAGAGACGGTCTTGAACACGGTGCTCACGGCGGCCTACTCCGTGCTGGGTCGCTGGAACGAGAACTACGAGGACATCGACGAGCGCCGTGCGCTGCGGGTGCTCGGCGACTGGCGCCTCGACCACCTGGCCGATCGCACCTTCGGGACCCTGAGCGACGGCGAGCAGAAGCGCGTGCAGATCGCCCGTGCCGTGATGACCGACCCTGAGCTGCTGCTGCTCGACGAGCCGACCGCGTCGCTCGACCTCGGCTCGCGCGAGGAGCTGCTCGCGCTCCTGAGCGGCTATGCCTCGTCGCCGACGACACCCGCGATGCTGATGGTCACGCATCACGTCGAGGAGATCCCGGTCGGGTTCACGCATGTGCTGCTCATGCGTGAGGGGCGCATCGTGGCAGCCGGGCCCATCGCCGACACTCTGACCGCCGACACTCTGACCGAGACGTTCGGCATGCCGATCGTCCTCAGCAGTGAAGAGGACCGCTACGCGGCCCGCGCGGCATCCTGA
- the glgA gene encoding glycogen synthase, whose protein sequence is MRVEMITKEYPPEIYGGAGVHVAELVTALRQNIDVQVRAFGSPRDEAGTFSYQAPSELASANAALQTLGTDLEIVAAISDADLVHSHTWYANFAGHLASQLHGIPHVLTAHSLEPLRPWKAEQLGGGYAVSSGIEKLAYENAAAVIAVSAGMREDILRSYPSVDPARVRVIHNGIDVERWRPVQNPAFLESVGMDPSRPSVVFVGRITRQKGLPYLLQAARLLPPEVQLILCAGAPDTPEIMTEVQEGVRLLQQTREGVIWIDRMLPRDELSAILTAATTFVCPSVYEPLGIVNLEAMACGAAVVGTATGGIPEVVDDGVTGRLVPIEQLQDGTGTPVDPERYVADLANVLTEVTSDPEQARAYGAAGRERAREEFSWDAIADTTRALYAELTA, encoded by the coding sequence ATGCGCGTCGAGATGATCACGAAGGAATACCCGCCGGAGATCTACGGAGGTGCCGGTGTGCACGTCGCAGAGCTCGTCACAGCCCTGCGGCAGAATATCGATGTACAGGTGAGGGCCTTCGGTTCTCCACGGGATGAGGCCGGTACTTTCTCGTATCAGGCACCCTCAGAACTGGCCTCGGCCAACGCCGCTCTGCAGACGCTCGGCACCGATCTCGAGATCGTGGCGGCGATCTCCGACGCCGATCTCGTGCACAGCCACACCTGGTACGCGAACTTCGCCGGACACCTCGCCTCGCAGCTGCACGGCATCCCTCACGTGCTCACCGCGCACAGTCTCGAGCCTCTGCGCCCGTGGAAGGCCGAGCAGCTCGGCGGCGGGTACGCGGTGTCGAGCGGCATCGAGAAGCTCGCCTACGAGAATGCGGCGGCGGTGATCGCCGTGAGCGCCGGCATGCGGGAGGACATCCTGCGCAGCTATCCCTCCGTCGACCCGGCCCGGGTGCGTGTGATCCACAACGGGATCGACGTCGAGCGGTGGCGCCCGGTGCAGAACCCGGCGTTCCTCGAGTCGGTCGGCATGGACCCGTCCCGACCGTCTGTCGTGTTCGTCGGCCGCATCACGCGCCAGAAGGGCTTGCCGTACCTGCTGCAGGCCGCTCGTCTGCTGCCTCCGGAGGTCCAGCTGATCCTCTGCGCCGGGGCGCCGGACACCCCCGAGATCATGACGGAGGTGCAGGAGGGTGTGCGGCTTCTCCAGCAGACGCGCGAGGGAGTCATCTGGATCGATCGGATGCTGCCGCGAGACGAACTCTCGGCGATCCTCACGGCAGCCACGACGTTCGTATGCCCGTCGGTGTATGAGCCGCTGGGCATCGTGAACCTCGAGGCCATGGCGTGCGGGGCAGCTGTCGTCGGCACGGCCACCGGCGGCATCCCCGAGGTCGTGGACGACGGCGTCACCGGGCGCCTGGTGCCGATCGAGCAGCTGCAGGACGGCACCGGGACGCCGGTCGACCCCGAGCGGTATGTCGCCGACCTCGCGAACGTGCTCACCGAGGTGACCTCCGATCCGGAGCAGGCTCGCGCCTACGGTGCGGCCGGTCGAGAGCGCGCGCGCGAGGAGTTCAGTTGGGATGCGATCGCCGACACCACGCGCGCGCTGTACGCGGAGCTGACCGCCTGA
- the glgC gene encoding glucose-1-phosphate adenylyltransferase encodes MSAPKKIFGIILAGGEGKRLMPLTADRAKPAVPFGGQYRLIDFAISNLINSGLRQIVVLTQYKSHSLDRHISQTWRMSALLDSYVTSVPAQQRLGKRWFSGSADAILQSLNLINDEKPDIVVVIGADHVYRMDFRQMLDAHIESGAKATVAGIRQPLAMASQFGVIDADTESGRIKQFLEKPTDIAGLEDSPHEVLASMGNYIFDADALIAAVEADGESPTSGHDMGGDIVPYFVDRGEAGYYDMKRNDVPGSSPRDRSYWRDVGTIDSFFDAHMDLISTLPIFNLYNMEWPIHSQAVNSPPAKFVRDSVGRIGNAIDSIVSLGSVLSGTHLERSVVGPWTLAGGGSTITDSVVFDGVRIGAGSRVHRAILDKNVVLADGATVGVDRERDLARGFTVTESGITVVGKGLFIER; translated from the coding sequence ATGTCCGCACCAAAGAAGATCTTCGGCATCATCCTCGCCGGCGGCGAGGGAAAGCGTCTCATGCCCCTCACAGCCGACCGAGCAAAACCTGCAGTGCCTTTCGGCGGACAGTATCGCTTGATCGATTTCGCGATCTCGAACCTCATCAACTCGGGCCTGCGCCAGATCGTCGTGCTCACGCAGTACAAGTCGCACAGCCTCGACCGCCACATCTCGCAGACGTGGCGCATGTCGGCGCTCCTCGACTCCTACGTGACATCGGTGCCGGCGCAGCAGCGTCTCGGCAAGCGCTGGTTCTCGGGCTCCGCTGACGCGATCCTGCAGAGCCTCAACCTCATCAACGACGAGAAGCCCGACATCGTCGTCGTGATCGGCGCAGACCACGTGTATCGCATGGACTTCCGGCAGATGCTCGACGCACACATCGAGTCGGGTGCGAAGGCCACCGTCGCCGGCATCCGCCAGCCGCTCGCGATGGCTTCACAGTTCGGTGTGATCGACGCCGACACCGAGTCGGGTCGCATCAAGCAGTTCCTCGAGAAGCCCACCGACATCGCGGGCCTCGAGGACTCTCCCCACGAGGTGCTCGCCTCGATGGGCAACTACATCTTCGACGCCGATGCGCTGATCGCCGCCGTCGAGGCAGATGGAGAATCCCCCACCTCCGGTCATGACATGGGCGGCGACATCGTGCCGTACTTCGTCGACCGGGGCGAGGCCGGCTACTACGACATGAAGCGCAACGACGTTCCGGGTTCCTCCCCGCGAGACCGTTCGTACTGGCGTGACGTGGGTACCATCGACTCCTTCTTCGACGCGCACATGGACCTGATCTCCACGCTGCCCATCTTCAACCTCTACAACATGGAGTGGCCCATCCACTCGCAGGCCGTGAACTCGCCGCCCGCGAAGTTCGTGCGAGACTCCGTCGGGCGCATCGGCAATGCGATCGACTCGATCGTGTCGCTCGGATCCGTGCTCTCGGGCACGCATCTCGAGCGCAGCGTCGTGGGCCCGTGGACACTTGCCGGCGGCGGTTCGACCATCACCGATTCCGTCGTCTTCGACGGTGTGAGAATAGGGGCGGGTTCCCGCGTGCATCGCGCCATCCTCGACAAGAACGTCGTCCTCGCCGATGGTGCGACCGTCGGCGTCGACCGCGAACGCGATCTCGCCAGAGGCTTCACCGTGACCGAATCCGGCATCACCGTGGTGGGCAAGGGACTCTTCATCGAGCGCTGA
- the serB gene encoding phosphoserine phosphatase SerB, translated as MTAARFLVVLDADSTLIRNEVIELIADEAGRRDEVQAATEAAMRGEIDFAASLRSRVAALEGVLVSGLARVLARIEPTPGVRELTTAVHERGGVVGVVSGGFHEILDDVAPGLGVDRWRANRLGVVDGALSGRVDGEIVDAAAKATSLCEWADELGVPRHATIAIGDGANDLQMMAAAGLGLAFNAKPAVRAAASLVIGPQDLSEVIALLP; from the coding sequence GTGACCGCCGCACGATTCCTCGTCGTCCTCGATGCCGATTCCACCCTCATCCGCAATGAGGTGATCGAGCTGATCGCCGACGAGGCCGGCCGCCGTGACGAGGTGCAGGCGGCGACCGAGGCGGCGATGCGCGGCGAGATCGACTTCGCCGCGAGCCTGCGCTCACGCGTCGCGGCTCTCGAAGGCGTGCTGGTCTCGGGTCTCGCCCGTGTGCTCGCCCGCATCGAACCGACCCCCGGCGTGCGCGAGCTCACCACAGCCGTGCATGAGCGCGGGGGCGTCGTCGGGGTGGTGTCCGGCGGGTTCCACGAGATCCTCGACGACGTCGCACCAGGACTCGGCGTCGACCGCTGGCGCGCGAACCGGCTCGGTGTCGTCGACGGCGCGCTCTCCGGTCGTGTCGACGGCGAGATCGTCGACGCGGCGGCCAAAGCGACCTCGCTGTGCGAGTGGGCGGACGAACTCGGCGTGCCCCGCCACGCCACGATCGCCATCGGAGACGGCGCGAACGATCTGCAGATGATGGCGGCCGCCGGGCTCGGTCTGGCGTTCAATGCGAAGCCCGCCGTGCGCGCGGCCGCGAGCCTCGTCATCGGCCCGCAGGATCTCTCCGAGGTCATCGCGCTGCTGCCCTAG